The Streptomyces sp. R28 region GGTACGCGGTTGACGGGGCGTGGGCGGTCTTCGACGAGGAGATGACCGAGCGGGCGCCGACGCTGGTCGTCGACGACTCGCGGGGGAAGCCGTACGGACCCCAGAGGGTGCCCGGTCTGCGGCGGCTGCTGTCGGCGCGGTACGAGGAGGCGGGGGTGGTGGACGGGGCGGTGCTGTACGTACGGAACCGCACCTAGTCAGGGAGCCCCCGTACCTGGCCGACGTACGGCAGCCGCCTTCGGCCGTACCGTACGGCCCGGCTTGGATCGGCTATGGCCGTACCGTACGCGGCCCCGCCACCTCCGCGCCCAACTCCGTCACCCTCCGGCGCAGTTCCCGGTCCGCGGTCACCACCAGACAGGGCCGCCCACTCGCCCGCGCGACGAGCTCGACCATGTGATCGTCCCCGCTCCCGGCGGCGGACTCCACCCGCACGCCCGGCACGGTCTCCACGCCGCGAGCGGCCCCCTCCACCACGAGCACGATCTCGACCGGCCCCGCATGCCCCGGCACCCCGTCAGCAGCCAGCCGGTCCCGCAACCGCTCCGCGGCCCCCCGCCGATCCCGCCACCAGCCGTCGGGCACCGACCCGACGACATTCGCGGCGTCCACGATCACGAGCAGGGGGTCGTCCTCAGTCATGGGGCAAGGGTCGCACGGCTCACTCCGCGGCCTTCCTCTCCTCCTCTGCCGCCTCCTCCTCGAAGCTGGCGAAGTACGCCGCCGCCATGTCCTCGTCCCCGTGCCCCTGCGCGGCCGCCCGCTCGAAGCGCTCCGCGCTCGCCGCGGCCACGTCCAGGCGTACGCCGTAGCGCTCGCCCGCCGCCACGATGAGCCGGGCGTCCTTCGCCGCCGTGGTCACCGCGAACTGGGCCGGAGTGAGCCCGTCGTTCAGCACCAGCCCGGTCTTGGCCCGCAGATACCCCATGTCGAGCGGGCCGCCGTCGATCACCTCGAAGAAGCGCTGCGGATCCACGTCCAGGGCCTTGGAGAGTGCCAGCACCTCACTGGCCGCGTTGGTCACCGCGAGCACCCAGCTGTTGGCGACCAGCTTCAGCCTGGTGGCCGTGCCCGCCCCGCCGTCCTCGCCGGTCCACACCGTACGGGCGCCGACGGCGTCGAACACCGGCGTCACCGCCTGCCGCCCCTCGACCGGCCCCGCCGCCAGCACGGTGAGCTGACCGGCCTCGGCGGGCTGGCGGGTACCGAGCACGGGGGCGTCGTAGAAGACGAGGTCGTGGTCGCGGGCGAAGGCGGCCAGGTCGGCGATGGC contains the following coding sequences:
- a CDS encoding NTP pyrophosphohydrolase → MTEDDPLLVIVDAANVVGSVPDGWWRDRRGAAERLRDRLAADGVPGHAGPVEIVLVVEGAARGVETVPGVRVESAAGSGDDHMVELVARASGRPCLVVTADRELRRRVTELGAEVAGPRTVRP
- a CDS encoding NAD(P)-dependent oxidoreductase; amino-acid sequence: MTDKLTVSVLGTGIMGAAMARNLARAGHTVRAWNRTRAKAEPLSADGAFVADTPAEAVQGADVVLTMLYDGPAALDVMRAAAPALRSGATWAQSTTAGIEAIADLAAFARDHDLVFYDAPVLGTRQPAEAGQLTVLAAGPVEGRQAVTPVFDAVGARTVWTGEDGGAGTATRLKLVANSWVLAVTNAASEVLALSKALDVDPQRFFEVIDGGPLDMGYLRAKTGLVLNDGLTPAQFAVTTAAKDARLIVAAGERYGVRLDVAAASAERFERAAAQGHGDEDMAAAYFASFEEEAAEEERKAAE